The following proteins are encoded in a genomic region of Synechococcus sp. CBW1002:
- a CDS encoding DUF2786 domain-containing protein has translation MVDSAAADRAAEKVRKLVAMTASPHLEEARTSAYLACRLIREHGLQVSGQPPSAASAPGFPTAGVPHRQPTADPHGFRRIRVRHPGHCRCCGKPIALGEWALWCRGNGLRHPLCTP, from the coding sequence ATGGTCGACAGCGCAGCGGCGGATCGGGCAGCGGAGAAGGTCCGCAAGCTGGTGGCGATGACCGCCTCACCCCACCTGGAGGAGGCGCGCACCAGCGCCTATCTGGCATGCCGCCTGATCCGTGAGCACGGCCTGCAGGTCAGCGGGCAGCCTCCCTCTGCAGCGTCCGCGCCCGGGTTTCCCACGGCAGGAGTGCCCCACAGGCAGCCCACAGCCGACCCCCATGGCTTTCGCCGCATCCGCGTCCGCCATCCCGGCCATTGCCGCTGTTGCGGCAAGCCGATCGCCCTCGGGGAGTGGGCGCTCTGGTGCCGTGGCAATGGCTTGCGTCACCCGCTCTGCACCCCCTGA